A part of Rhinolophus ferrumequinum isolate MPI-CBG mRhiFer1 chromosome 11, mRhiFer1_v1.p, whole genome shotgun sequence genomic DNA contains:
- the RCOR2 gene encoding REST corepressor 2 isoform X2, which yields MPSVMEKPSAGSGILSRSRAKTAPNGGQPHSEDDSSEEEHSHDSMIRVGTNYQAVIPECKPESPARYSNKELKGMLVWSPNHCVSDAKLDKYIAMAKEKHGYNIEQALGMLLWHKHDVEKSLADLANFTPFPDEWTVEDKVLFEQAFGFHGKCFQRIQQMLPDKLIPSLVKYYYSWKKTRSRTSVMDRQARRLGGRKDKEESDELEEGRGAVSEGEPDAGDPKREPLPSRPLNARPGPGKKEAQGSQYRHHPLRTRRRPPKGMYLSPEGLTAVSGSPDLANLTLRGLDSQLISLKRQVQSMKQTNSSLRQALEGGIDPLRPPEANTKFNSRWTTDEQLLAVQGPDYVCLNICVQIGAPCATAPSTSHLAVPATPAAEATFAYGSHPASPATPTPAGPLPPAPAVPQPAPTTSHPPCPGCLPPQCSQCSSRPSAPTHPDWSTSGASGTLTLSPEAPHQPEAPERLCWTSSGTCGFTEDKGLELSPGRSKTRAADWHSLDLWVLPVSGS from the exons ATGCCCTCGGTGATGGAAAAGCCGAGCGCGGGCTCCGGGATCCTGTCCCGAAGTCGGGCCAAGACGGCGCCCAACGGTGGACAGCCCCACTCGGAGGATGACAGCAGCGAGGAGGAGCACTCGCACG ACAGCATGATCCGTGTTGGAACCAATTACCAGGCCGTAATTCCGGAGTGCAAGCCTG AGAGCCCCGCACGCTACAGCAACAAGGAGCTGAAGGGGATGCTGGTGTGGTCGCCCAACCACTGTGTGTCGGATGCCAAGC TTGACAAGTACATTGCAATGGCCAAGGAAAAGCATGGCTACAACATTGAGCAG GCACTGGGCATGCTCCTGTGGCATAAGCATGACGTGGAGAAGTCACTGGCCGACCTGGCCAACTTCACCCCCTTCCCTGACGAGTGGACAGTAGAAGACAAGGTGCTGTTTGAACAGGCCTTTGGCTTCCATGGCAAGTGCTTCCAGCGGATCCAGCAGATG CTGCCTGACAAGCTGATCCCCAGCCTGGTGAAGTATTACTACTCTTGGAAGAAGACTCGCAGCCGGACCAGCGTGATGGACAGACAGGCTCGGCGGCTGGGGGGCCGAAAGGACAAAGAAGAGAG TGATGAGCTTGAAGAGGGACGAGGAGCAGTGAGTGAGGGAGAGCCAGATGCTGGAGACCCCAAGAGAGAG CCTCTGCCCTCTCGGCCCCTGAATGCTCGCCCAGGCCCTGGGAAGAAGGAGGCCCAGGGGTCCCAGTACCGCCACCACCCACTTCGAACCCGGCGGCGCCCACCCAAGGGCATGTACCTGAGCCCGGAGGGCCTCACTGCCGTGTCAGGAAGCCCGGACCTTGCCAACCTCACTCTTCGAGGCCTTGACTCCCAGCTCATCTCCCTCAAGCGCCAG GTGCAAAGCATGAAGCAGACCAATAGCAGCCTTCGCCAAGCCCTGGAGGGTGGCATCGATCCCCTCCGCCCTCCTGAG GCCAACACCAAGTTCAACTCCCGCTGGACCACAGATGAGCAGCTTCTGGCTGTACAAG gtCCAGATTACGTCTGTCTCAACATCTGTGTCCAGATCGGTGCCCCCTGCGCCACCgccccctccacctcccacctcGCTGTCCCAGCCACCCCCGCTGCTGAGGCCACCTTTGCCTACGGCTCCCACCCTGCTTCGCCAGCCACCCCCACTCCAGCAGGGCCGCTTCCTCCAGCCCCGGCTGTCCCCCAACCAGCCCCCACCACCTCTCATCCgccctgtcctggctgcctcccGCCACAGTGCTCACAGTGCTCGTCCAggccctcagcccccacccaccctgatTGGAGCACCTCTGGAGCCTCCGGCACCCTCACTCTGAGCCCTGAGGCCCCCCACCAACCAGAGGCTCCAGAACGCCTTTGCTGGACATCTTCTGGCACCTGTGGCTTCACCGAGGACAAGGGACTAGAGCTTTCGCCAGGTCGTTCGAAGACCAGAGCTGCTGATTGGCACAGCCTGGACCTGTGGGTTCTGCCCGTTTCTGGCAGCTGA
- the NAA40 gene encoding N-alpha-acetyltransferase 40 isoform X1, translated as MGRKSSKAKEKKQKRLEERAAMDAVCAKVDAANRLGDPLEAFPVFKKYDRNGLNVSIECKRVSGLEPATVDWAFDLTKTNMQTMYEQSEWGWKDREKREEMTDDRAWYLIAWENKSVPVAFSHFRFDVECGDEVLYCYEVQLESKVRRKGLGKFLIQILQLMANSTQMKKVMLTVFKHNHGAYQFFREALQFEIDDSSPSMSGCCGEDCSYEILSRRTKFGDSQHSHAGGHCGGCCH; from the exons ATGGGG AGGAAGTCAAGCAAAGCAAAGGAGAAGAAGCAGAAGCGGTTGGAGGAGCGAGCAGCCATGGATGCCGTCTGTGCCAAAGTGGATGCCGCCAACAGG CTTGGAGACCCTTTAGAGGCTTTCCCAGTGTTCAAGAAATATGATCGAAATGG gTTAAACGTCTCCATTGAATGTAAGCGAGTGTCTGGACTGGAGCCAGCCACCGTGGATTGGGCCTTCGACCTGACCAAAACCAACATGCAAACCAT GTATGAGCAAAGCGAGTGGGGCTGGAAGGACCGAGAGAAACGGGAGGAAATGACAGATGACCGAGCCTGGTACCTCATTGCTTGGGAGAACAAGTCGGTCCCTGTTGCATTTTCTCACTTCCGGTTTGATGTGGAGTGCGGGGATGAAGTCCTGTACTG CTACGAAGTGCAGTTGGAAAGCAAGGTGCGGCGGAAAGGCCTGGGGAAGTTCCTCATACAGATCCTGCAGCTCATGGCCAACAG cacacagatgaagaaagttATGTTAACGGTATTTAAGCACAATCATGGCGCCTACCAGTTCTTCAGAGAAGCGCTGCA ATTTGAGATCGATGACTCTTCCCCCAGCATGTCTGGGTGCTGCGGGGAGGATTGTTCCTACGAGATTCTGAGCCGGAGGACCAAGTTCGGGGATAGTCAGCACTCGCATGCGGGCGGGCACTGTGGTGGCTGCTGCCACTGA
- the RCOR2 gene encoding REST corepressor 2 isoform X1, with protein MPSVMEKPSAGSGILSRSRAKTAPNGGQPHSEDDSSEEEHSHDSMIRVGTNYQAVIPECKPESPARYSNKELKGMLVWSPNHCVSDAKLDKYIAMAKEKHGYNIEQALGMLLWHKHDVEKSLADLANFTPFPDEWTVEDKVLFEQAFGFHGKCFQRIQQMLPDKLIPSLVKYYYSWKKTRSRTSVMDRQARRLGGRKDKEESDELEEGRGAVSEGEPDAGDPKREPLPSRPLNARPGPGKKEAQGSQYRHHPLRTRRRPPKGMYLSPEGLTAVSGSPDLANLTLRGLDSQLISLKRQVQSMKQTNSSLRQALEGGIDPLRPPEANTKFNSRWTTDEQLLAVQAIRRYGKDFGAIAEVIGNKTLTQVKTFFVSYRRRFNLEEVLQEWEAEQDGAPGAPVPMEEARRGAPLPAPALEEDDEVQITSVSTSVSRSVPPAPPPPPPPTSLSQPPPLLRPPLPTAPTLLRQPPPLQQGRFLQPRLSPNQPPPPLIRPVLAASRHSAHSARPGPQPPPTLIGAPLEPPAPSL; from the exons ATGCCCTCGGTGATGGAAAAGCCGAGCGCGGGCTCCGGGATCCTGTCCCGAAGTCGGGCCAAGACGGCGCCCAACGGTGGACAGCCCCACTCGGAGGATGACAGCAGCGAGGAGGAGCACTCGCACG ACAGCATGATCCGTGTTGGAACCAATTACCAGGCCGTAATTCCGGAGTGCAAGCCTG AGAGCCCCGCACGCTACAGCAACAAGGAGCTGAAGGGGATGCTGGTGTGGTCGCCCAACCACTGTGTGTCGGATGCCAAGC TTGACAAGTACATTGCAATGGCCAAGGAAAAGCATGGCTACAACATTGAGCAG GCACTGGGCATGCTCCTGTGGCATAAGCATGACGTGGAGAAGTCACTGGCCGACCTGGCCAACTTCACCCCCTTCCCTGACGAGTGGACAGTAGAAGACAAGGTGCTGTTTGAACAGGCCTTTGGCTTCCATGGCAAGTGCTTCCAGCGGATCCAGCAGATG CTGCCTGACAAGCTGATCCCCAGCCTGGTGAAGTATTACTACTCTTGGAAGAAGACTCGCAGCCGGACCAGCGTGATGGACAGACAGGCTCGGCGGCTGGGGGGCCGAAAGGACAAAGAAGAGAG TGATGAGCTTGAAGAGGGACGAGGAGCAGTGAGTGAGGGAGAGCCAGATGCTGGAGACCCCAAGAGAGAG CCTCTGCCCTCTCGGCCCCTGAATGCTCGCCCAGGCCCTGGGAAGAAGGAGGCCCAGGGGTCCCAGTACCGCCACCACCCACTTCGAACCCGGCGGCGCCCACCCAAGGGCATGTACCTGAGCCCGGAGGGCCTCACTGCCGTGTCAGGAAGCCCGGACCTTGCCAACCTCACTCTTCGAGGCCTTGACTCCCAGCTCATCTCCCTCAAGCGCCAG GTGCAAAGCATGAAGCAGACCAATAGCAGCCTTCGCCAAGCCCTGGAGGGTGGCATCGATCCCCTCCGCCCTCCTGAG GCCAACACCAAGTTCAACTCCCGCTGGACCACAGATGAGCAGCTTCTGGCTGTACAAG CCATCCGTAGGTATGGCAAAGACTTTGGGGCTATTGCAGAGGTGATTGGGAACAAGACTCTGACCCAGGTGAAGACCTTCTTTGTGAGCTACCGGCGCCGCTTCAATCTGGAGGAGGTGCTGCAGGAATGGGAGGCCGAGCAGGATGGGGCCCCTGGAGCCCCGGTCCCCATGGAGGAGGCTAGGAGAGGGGCTCCCTTGCCAGCCCCAGCCCTAGAGGAAGATGATGAG gtCCAGATTACGTCTGTCTCAACATCTGTGTCCAGATCGGTGCCCCCTGCGCCACCgccccctccacctcccacctcGCTGTCCCAGCCACCCCCGCTGCTGAGGCCACCTTTGCCTACGGCTCCCACCCTGCTTCGCCAGCCACCCCCACTCCAGCAGGGCCGCTTCCTCCAGCCCCGGCTGTCCCCCAACCAGCCCCCACCACCTCTCATCCgccctgtcctggctgcctcccGCCACAGTGCTCACAGTGCTCGTCCAggccctcagcccccacccaccctgatTGGAGCACCTCTGGAGCCTCCGGCACCCTCACTCTGA
- the NAA40 gene encoding N-alpha-acetyltransferase 40 isoform X2: MDAVCAKVDAANRLGDPLEAFPVFKKYDRNGLNVSIECKRVSGLEPATVDWAFDLTKTNMQTMYEQSEWGWKDREKREEMTDDRAWYLIAWENKSVPVAFSHFRFDVECGDEVLYCYEVQLESKVRRKGLGKFLIQILQLMANSTQMKKVMLTVFKHNHGAYQFFREALQFEIDDSSPSMSGCCGEDCSYEILSRRTKFGDSQHSHAGGHCGGCCH; the protein is encoded by the exons ATGGATGCCGTCTGTGCCAAAGTGGATGCCGCCAACAGG CTTGGAGACCCTTTAGAGGCTTTCCCAGTGTTCAAGAAATATGATCGAAATGG gTTAAACGTCTCCATTGAATGTAAGCGAGTGTCTGGACTGGAGCCAGCCACCGTGGATTGGGCCTTCGACCTGACCAAAACCAACATGCAAACCAT GTATGAGCAAAGCGAGTGGGGCTGGAAGGACCGAGAGAAACGGGAGGAAATGACAGATGACCGAGCCTGGTACCTCATTGCTTGGGAGAACAAGTCGGTCCCTGTTGCATTTTCTCACTTCCGGTTTGATGTGGAGTGCGGGGATGAAGTCCTGTACTG CTACGAAGTGCAGTTGGAAAGCAAGGTGCGGCGGAAAGGCCTGGGGAAGTTCCTCATACAGATCCTGCAGCTCATGGCCAACAG cacacagatgaagaaagttATGTTAACGGTATTTAAGCACAATCATGGCGCCTACCAGTTCTTCAGAGAAGCGCTGCA ATTTGAGATCGATGACTCTTCCCCCAGCATGTCTGGGTGCTGCGGGGAGGATTGTTCCTACGAGATTCTGAGCCGGAGGACCAAGTTCGGGGATAGTCAGCACTCGCATGCGGGCGGGCACTGTGGTGGCTGCTGCCACTGA